A single region of the Streptomyces sp. NBC_00236 genome encodes:
- a CDS encoding RelA/SpoT family protein, which yields MPDEAQPVAAPQPDKPAAAPATPAKQQPAEKPKPPAPEPGTGPAPAEANGPAPASPAQPAVPASPAPTAPKPPAKPATTPAGPAGPVARTGGGSSNRVRARLARLGVQRSSPYNPVLEPLLRTVRSNDPKIESATLRQIEKAYQVAERWHRGQKRKSGDPYITHPLAVTTILAELGMDPATLMAGLLHDTVEDTEYGLDTLRRDFGDQVALLVDGVTKLDKVKFGEAAQAETVRKMVVAMAKDPRVLVIKLADRLHNMRTMRYLKREKQEKKARETLEIYAPLAHRLGMNTIKWELEDLAFAILYPKMYDEIVRLVAERAPKRDEYLAIVTDEVQSDLRAARIKATVTGRPKHYYSVYQKMIVRGRDFAEIYDLVGIRVLVDTVRDCYAALGTVHARWNPVPGRFKDYIAMPKFNMYQSLHTTVIGPSGKPVELQIRTFDMHRRAEYGIAAHWKYKQEAVAGASKVRTDVPKNTGRGQDTVNDMAWLRQLLDWQKETEDPSEFLESLRFDLSRNEVFVFTPKGDVIALPAGATPVDFAYAVHTEVGHRTIGARVNGRLVPLESTLDNGDLVEVFTSKAAGAGPSRDWLGFVKSPRARNKIRAWFSKERRDEAIEQGKDSIARAMRKQNLPIQRILTGDSLVTLAHEMRYPDISSLYAAIGEGHVAAAGVVQKLVQALGGEDAANEDLAESSPPSHGRNKRRAKADPGVVVKGVEDVWVKLARCCTPVPGDPIIGFVTRGSGVSVHRADCVNVDSLSQQPERILDVEWAPTQSSVFLVAIQVEALDRSRLLSDVTRILSDQHVNILSAAVQTSRDRVATSRFTFEMGDPKHLGHVLKAVRGVEGVYDVYRVTSARRP from the coding sequence TTGCCAGACGAGGCCCAGCCAGTCGCCGCCCCGCAGCCCGACAAGCCCGCGGCGGCCCCCGCCACGCCCGCGAAGCAGCAGCCCGCGGAGAAGCCGAAGCCCCCGGCGCCCGAGCCCGGCACGGGCCCGGCTCCCGCCGAGGCGAACGGCCCCGCGCCCGCTTCCCCCGCGCAGCCGGCCGTCCCCGCCTCCCCGGCCCCCACCGCGCCGAAGCCGCCCGCCAAGCCGGCGACGACGCCGGCCGGCCCCGCGGGCCCGGTGGCCCGCACCGGCGGCGGCTCGTCCAACCGGGTCCGGGCCAGGCTGGCCCGCCTCGGCGTACAGCGCTCCAGCCCGTACAACCCGGTCCTGGAACCGTTGCTGCGTACCGTCCGCAGCAACGACCCCAAGATCGAGAGCGCCACGCTGCGGCAGATCGAGAAGGCCTACCAGGTCGCCGAGCGCTGGCACCGGGGCCAGAAGCGCAAGAGCGGCGACCCGTACATCACGCATCCGCTCGCCGTGACGACGATCCTCGCCGAGCTGGGTATGGATCCGGCCACGCTGATGGCGGGGCTGCTGCACGACACGGTCGAGGACACCGAGTACGGCCTGGACACCCTGCGCCGTGACTTCGGCGACCAGGTCGCCCTGCTGGTCGACGGCGTCACCAAGCTGGACAAGGTCAAGTTCGGTGAGGCCGCGCAGGCCGAGACCGTACGCAAGATGGTCGTCGCCATGGCCAAGGACCCCAGGGTCCTCGTCATCAAGCTCGCCGACCGGCTGCACAACATGCGCACCATGCGGTATCTCAAGCGGGAGAAGCAGGAGAAGAAGGCCCGCGAGACGCTGGAGATCTACGCACCCCTGGCCCACCGCCTGGGCATGAACACCATCAAGTGGGAGCTGGAGGACCTCGCCTTCGCGATCCTCTACCCCAAGATGTACGACGAGATCGTCCGCCTCGTCGCCGAGCGGGCCCCCAAGCGCGACGAATACCTTGCCATAGTGACCGACGAGGTCCAGTCCGACCTGCGCGCCGCCCGGATCAAGGCCACCGTCACCGGACGGCCGAAGCACTACTACAGCGTCTACCAGAAGATGATCGTGCGGGGCAGGGACTTCGCCGAGATCTACGACCTGGTGGGTATTCGTGTACTTGTCGACACGGTCCGCGACTGTTATGCGGCCCTCGGCACCGTGCACGCGCGATGGAATCCGGTCCCCGGCCGGTTCAAGGACTACATCGCGATGCCGAAGTTCAACATGTACCAGTCGCTGCACACCACGGTGATCGGCCCCAGCGGCAAGCCCGTCGAGCTGCAGATCCGTACGTTCGACATGCACCGCCGTGCCGAGTACGGAATCGCCGCGCACTGGAAGTACAAGCAGGAAGCCGTCGCGGGCGCCTCCAAGGTGCGCACCGACGTCCCCAAGAACACCGGCCGCGGCCAGGACACCGTCAACGACATGGCGTGGCTGCGCCAGCTCCTGGACTGGCAGAAGGAGACCGAGGACCCCAGCGAGTTCCTGGAGTCCCTGCGCTTCGACCTCTCCCGCAACGAGGTCTTCGTCTTCACGCCCAAGGGCGACGTCATAGCGCTTCCCGCGGGGGCGACACCGGTCGACTTCGCGTACGCCGTCCACACGGAGGTCGGCCACCGGACCATAGGGGCACGGGTCAACGGACGGCTCGTGCCGCTGGAGTCGACGCTCGACAACGGCGACCTGGTGGAGGTCTTCACCTCCAAGGCGGCCGGCGCCGGGCCCTCCCGCGACTGGCTCGGCTTCGTCAAGTCACCGCGTGCCCGCAACAAGATCCGTGCCTGGTTCTCCAAGGAGCGCCGCGACGAGGCGATCGAGCAGGGCAAGGACTCCATCGCCCGGGCCATGCGCAAGCAGAACCTGCCGATCCAGCGGATCCTGACGGGCGACTCCCTGGTCACGCTCGCCCACGAGATGCGCTACCCCGACATCTCGTCCCTGTACGCCGCGATCGGCGAGGGACATGTGGCGGCGGCCGGCGTCGTACAGAAACTGGTGCAGGCGCTCGGCGGCGAGGACGCGGCCAACGAGGACCTGGCGGAGAGCTCCCCGCCCTCGCACGGACGCAACAAGCGCCGCGCCAAGGCGGATCCGGGCGTGGTCGTCAAGGGTGTCGAGGACGTCTGGGTCAAGCTGGCCCGCTGTTGCACGCCCGTACCCGGCGACCCGATCATCGGCTTCGTCACCCGCGGCAGCGGCGTCTCGGTGCACCGCGCCGACTGCGTCAACGTGGACTCGCTCTCGCAGCAGCCGGAACGGATCCTCGACGTCGAGTGGGCGCCCACCCAGTCCTCGGTCTTCCTGGTCGCCATCCAGGTCGAGGCGCTGGACCGGTCCCGGCTGCTCTCCGACGTCACCCGGATCCTGTCCGACCAGCACGTGAACATCCTGTCCGCGGCCGTGCAGACGTCCCGCGACCGGGTGGCCACCTCGCGCTTCACCTTCGAGATGGGCGACCCCAAGCACCTGGGACACGTCCTGAAGGCCGTACGCGGCGTGGAGGGCGTCTACGACGTCTACCGGGTCACCTCGGCCCGCCGGCCGTAG
- a CDS encoding adenine phosphoribosyltransferase — MTSTTESTRELLLSRIRDVADYPKPGVMFKDITPLLADPVAFTALTDVLAELCVKHGATKIVGLEARGFILAAPVAVRAGLGFIPVRKAGKLPGATLGQAYELEYGTAEIEVHAEDLSAEDRVMVIDDVLATGGTAGASLELIRRAGASVAGVCVLMELGFLSGREALAPHLRGAPLEALITV; from the coding sequence ATGACCAGCACCACCGAGAGCACCAGGGAACTGCTGCTCAGCCGGATCCGCGATGTGGCGGACTACCCGAAGCCGGGCGTGATGTTCAAGGACATCACCCCGCTGCTGGCGGACCCGGTCGCGTTCACGGCGCTCACTGACGTCCTCGCGGAGCTGTGCGTGAAGCACGGCGCCACGAAGATCGTCGGCCTGGAGGCCCGCGGCTTCATCCTGGCCGCACCGGTCGCGGTACGGGCCGGTCTCGGCTTCATCCCCGTCCGCAAGGCCGGGAAGCTGCCGGGAGCCACGCTCGGCCAGGCGTACGAGCTCGAGTACGGCACCGCGGAGATCGAGGTCCACGCGGAAGACCTGTCGGCCGAGGACCGTGTCATGGTCATCGACGACGTCCTGGCCACCGGCGGTACCGCCGGTGCCTCCCTGGAGCTGATCCGGCGGGCCGGAGCCTCGGTCGCCGGCGTCTGCGTCCTCATGGAGCTGGGCTTCCTGTCCGGCCGGGAAGCCCTGGCACCGCACCTGCGGGGCGCCCCGCTGGAGGCCCTGATCACGGTCTGA
- the secF gene encoding protein translocase subunit SecF has translation MSRLGNLGARLYRGEVGYDFIGNRKIWYGISILITITAIVGLAVSGLNMGIEFKGGAVFTTPKTSVSVSEAEDVATEASGHQAIVQKLGNGGLRIQITEVDTGKSDQIKGELSKSLDVPEEKIAADLVGPSWGEQIANKAWTGLGVFMVLVVIYLAIAFEWRMAIAALVALIHDITITVGVYALVGFEVTPGTVIGLLTILGYSLYDTVVVFDSLKEGTKGITKQTRWTYSEIANRSINGTLVRSINTTVVALLPVAGLLFIGGGVLGAGMLNDISLALFVGLAAGAYSSIFIATPLVADLKEREPQMKALKKRILAKRAAAAAKGELNEAEQEDERTAEDAAPAGAVVGQRQEPPRGHGRTPGKRR, from the coding sequence ATGTCGCGACTCGGCAATCTCGGCGCCCGTCTCTACCGCGGCGAGGTCGGCTACGACTTCATCGGCAACCGCAAGATCTGGTACGGCATCTCGATCCTGATCACCATCACGGCCATCGTCGGCCTGGCGGTCAGCGGCCTGAACATGGGCATCGAGTTCAAGGGCGGTGCCGTCTTCACCACCCCGAAGACGAGCGTGTCCGTCTCCGAGGCGGAGGACGTGGCGACCGAGGCCTCGGGTCACCAGGCCATCGTCCAGAAGCTGGGCAACGGCGGTCTGCGCATCCAGATCACCGAGGTCGACACCGGGAAGTCCGACCAGATCAAGGGCGAGCTCTCCAAGAGCCTCGACGTTCCGGAAGAGAAGATCGCCGCCGATCTGGTCGGCCCCAGCTGGGGTGAGCAGATCGCCAACAAGGCCTGGACCGGCCTCGGCGTCTTCATGGTGCTCGTCGTGATCTACCTGGCGATCGCCTTCGAATGGCGCATGGCCATCGCGGCCCTCGTCGCGCTGATCCACGACATCACCATCACGGTCGGTGTCTACGCGCTGGTCGGCTTCGAGGTCACCCCGGGCACGGTCATCGGTCTGCTGACGATCCTCGGTTACTCCCTCTACGACACGGTCGTCGTCTTCGACAGCCTCAAGGAGGGCACGAAGGGGATCACCAAGCAGACCCGGTGGACGTACAGCGAGATCGCCAACCGTTCCATCAACGGCACGCTGGTCCGCTCGATCAACACCACGGTCGTCGCCCTGCTGCCGGTCGCCGGTCTGCTGTTCATCGGTGGCGGTGTCCTCGGTGCCGGCATGCTGAACGACATCTCGCTGGCCCTCTTCGTCGGCCTCGCCGCCGGCGCGTACTCCTCGATCTTCATCGCCACTCCGCTCGTCGCCGACCTCAAGGAACGCGAACCGCAGATGAAGGCGCTGAAGAAGCGGATCCTCGCCAAGCGTGCCGCGGCCGCGGCCAAGGGCGAGCTCAACGAGGCCGAGCAGGAGGACGAGCGGACCGCCGAGGACGCCGCGCCCGCCGGAGCAGTCGTCGGACAGCGCCAGGAGCCCCCGAGGGGCCACGGACGGACTCCGGGGAAGCGTCGATGA
- the secD gene encoding protein translocase subunit SecD, translating to MAAPKKGRGPAGGQGRPGRSLALILIAMVALTGGMFLADQPTPRLGIDLAGGTSITLEAKAEPGQESAINKTNMDTAVQIMERRVNGLGVSEAEVQTQGERNIIVNIPKGTNSAQAREQVGTTAKLYFRPVLTVAQGTPTPAPSASSTDKASPSAAPTTSASDKASPSAKPSTSATTQGRAVTGALKVDPTPSPKVSTTPKADATPTASAEEQAAAADLQKKFEALDCSSKASRSKASQGAKATDTVVACEQDGSAKYVLGPAEVDGTDVDSAKAAINQQTGQWIVQMEFTDGGAKKFKKTTGKLAQQQQPQNQFAIALDGEVVSAPSVSQALSANAEISGSFTQQSAEELANVLSYGALPLSFQEQSVTTVTAALGGEQLRAGLIAGAIGLALVVIYLVAYYRGLAFIALLSLLVSGILTYTIMSLLGPAIGFALNLPAVCGAIVAIGITADSFIVYFERIRDEIREGRTLRPAVERAWPRARRTILVSDFVSFLAAAVLFVVTVGKVQGFAFTLGLTTLLDVVVVFLFTKPVMTIMARTKFFASGHPWSGLDPKRLGAKPPLRRSRRVNAPTDPKEA from the coding sequence GTGGCAGCACCGAAGAAGGGCCGAGGACCGGCCGGCGGTCAGGGCAGGCCGGGGCGTTCCCTGGCTCTGATCCTGATCGCCATGGTCGCTCTCACCGGCGGGATGTTCCTGGCCGACCAGCCGACGCCGCGACTCGGCATCGACCTGGCCGGCGGCACGTCCATCACGCTGGAGGCGAAGGCCGAGCCCGGCCAGGAGTCGGCGATCAACAAGACCAACATGGACACGGCGGTCCAGATCATGGAACGCCGCGTCAACGGTCTTGGCGTCTCCGAGGCCGAGGTTCAGACCCAGGGCGAGCGCAACATCATCGTCAACATCCCCAAGGGCACGAACTCCGCCCAGGCCCGTGAGCAGGTCGGTACGACCGCCAAGCTCTACTTCCGGCCGGTGCTGACCGTCGCCCAGGGAACGCCGACGCCCGCGCCGAGCGCCTCGTCCACGGACAAGGCCAGCCCCTCCGCCGCGCCGACCACCTCGGCCTCGGACAAGGCGAGCCCGTCCGCGAAGCCCAGCACCAGCGCCACCACCCAGGGCCGCGCGGTCACCGGCGCCCTTAAGGTGGACCCCACGCCCTCGCCGAAGGTCAGCACCACGCCGAAGGCCGACGCCACGCCGACCGCCTCCGCCGAGGAGCAGGCGGCCGCCGCCGATCTGCAGAAGAAGTTCGAGGCGCTGGACTGCTCCAGCAAGGCATCCCGCTCCAAGGCGAGCCAGGGCGCCAAGGCCACCGACACGGTCGTCGCCTGTGAGCAGGACGGCAGCGCCAAGTACGTCCTCGGCCCGGCCGAGGTCGACGGCACGGACGTCGACAGCGCCAAGGCCGCGATCAACCAGCAGACCGGTCAGTGGATCGTCCAGATGGAGTTCACCGACGGCGGCGCAAAGAAGTTCAAGAAGACCACCGGCAAGCTCGCCCAGCAGCAGCAGCCGCAGAACCAGTTCGCCATCGCGCTCGACGGCGAAGTCGTCTCGGCGCCTTCCGTGAGCCAGGCGCTGAGCGCCAACGCCGAGATCTCCGGCAGCTTCACCCAGCAGTCCGCCGAGGAACTGGCCAACGTGCTCTCCTACGGTGCGCTGCCGCTCTCCTTCCAGGAGCAGAGCGTCACCACCGTCACCGCCGCCCTCGGTGGCGAGCAGCTCCGCGCGGGCCTCATCGCCGGTGCCATCGGCCTCGCCCTGGTGGTCATCTACCTGGTGGCCTACTACCGCGGACTGGCGTTCATCGCACTGCTCAGCCTGCTGGTCTCCGGCATCCTGACCTACACGATCATGTCGCTCCTCGGCCCGGCCATCGGCTTCGCGCTGAACCTGCCCGCGGTCTGTGGCGCCATCGTGGCGATCGGTATCACCGCGGACTCGTTCATCGTGTACTTCGAACGCATCCGGGACGAGATCCGCGAGGGCCGCACACTCCGCCCGGCCGTCGAGCGGGCCTGGCCGCGTGCCCGGCGCACCATCCTCGTCTCCGACTTCGTGTCGTTCCTGGCGGCGGCGGTCCTGTTCGTGGTCACCGTCGGCAAGGTCCAGGGCTTCGCGTTCACGCTGGGTCTCACCACCCTGCTGGACGTGGTCGTGGTCTTCCTCTTCACCAAGCCCGTCATGACGATCATGGCCCGCACGAAGTTCTTCGCGAGTGGTCACCCGTGGTCCGGACTGGACCCGAAGCGGCTCGGCGCCAAGCCTCCGCTTCGCCGTTCGCGCCGTGTCAACGCCCCCACCGACCCGAAGGAGGCGTGA
- the yajC gene encoding preprotein translocase subunit YajC, translated as MNPVTLLPFIVLIGAMFLMTRSAKKKQAAAANMRNEMQPGTGVRTIGGMYATVKELHDDTVLLEVAPGVHAIYAKNAIGAVLDDAEYNRIVHGDTEELDVDGAVVPDDASSLTEADEAADDDAKTDLVKKTESDDAEPADDKKSDGKADGEADAK; from the coding sequence GTGAATCCCGTGACTCTCCTCCCCTTCATCGTGCTCATCGGGGCCATGTTCCTGATGACGCGGTCCGCCAAGAAGAAGCAGGCGGCGGCTGCGAACATGCGCAATGAAATGCAGCCCGGCACCGGCGTCCGGACGATCGGGGGCATGTACGCCACCGTCAAGGAGCTTCACGACGACACGGTCCTCCTTGAGGTCGCCCCCGGCGTCCACGCCATCTACGCGAAGAACGCCATCGGTGCCGTCCTCGACGACGCGGAGTACAACCGCATCGTCCACGGCGACACCGAGGAGCTCGACGTCGACGGCGCGGTCGTGCCGGACGACGCCTCCTCGCTGACCGAGGCCGACGAGGCCGCCGACGACGACGCGAAGACCGACCTGGTCAAGAAGACCGAGTCGGACGACGCGGAGCCGGCCGACGACAAGAAGTCCGACGGCAAGGCCGACGGCGAGGCCGACGCGAAGTAG
- the ruvB gene encoding Holliday junction branch migration DNA helicase RuvB translates to MNWDETGPDTDELLDERLVDAGADGEDTAVEAALRPKDLDEFVGQEKVREQLDLVLKAARARGATADHVLLSGAPGLGKTTLSMIIAAEMNAPIRITSGPAIQHAGDLAAILSSLQEGEVLFLDEIHRMSRPAEEMLYMAMEDFRVDVIVGKGPGATAIPLELPPFTLVGATTRAGLLPPPLRDRFGFTGHMEFYAPTELERVIHRSAGLLDVAIDVEGAAEIAGRSRGTPRIANRLLRRVRDYAQVKAEGRIDREIAAAALKVYEVDARGLDRLDRAVLGALLKLFGGGPVGLSTLAVAVGEERETVEEVAEPFLVREGLLARTPRGRVATPAAWAHLGLVPPQHGGKGQQGLFGA, encoded by the coding sequence ATGAACTGGGACGAGACCGGACCCGACACCGACGAGCTCCTCGACGAGCGGCTCGTCGACGCCGGAGCGGACGGCGAGGACACCGCGGTCGAGGCGGCACTGCGCCCCAAGGACCTCGACGAGTTCGTCGGCCAGGAGAAGGTACGCGAACAGCTCGACCTGGTCCTCAAGGCGGCCCGCGCCCGCGGCGCCACCGCCGACCACGTCCTGCTCTCCGGCGCCCCCGGCCTGGGCAAGACCACCCTCTCCATGATCATCGCAGCGGAGATGAACGCACCGATCCGGATCACCTCCGGCCCCGCCATCCAGCACGCGGGGGACCTGGCCGCGATCCTGTCCTCGCTCCAGGAGGGCGAGGTGCTCTTCCTCGACGAGATCCACCGCATGTCCCGGCCTGCTGAGGAGATGCTCTACATGGCCATGGAGGACTTCCGGGTCGACGTGATCGTCGGCAAGGGGCCCGGGGCCACCGCCATCCCGCTGGAGCTGCCGCCCTTCACCCTGGTCGGCGCGACCACCCGGGCCGGGCTGCTGCCGCCCCCGCTGCGCGACCGCTTCGGCTTCACCGGGCACATGGAGTTCTACGCCCCCACCGAACTGGAACGGGTGATTCACCGCTCGGCGGGCCTCCTGGACGTCGCGATAGACGTCGAGGGCGCCGCCGAGATCGCCGGGCGCTCCCGCGGCACGCCCCGCATCGCCAACCGGCTGCTGCGCCGCGTCCGGGACTACGCCCAGGTCAAGGCCGAAGGCAGGATCGACCGCGAGATCGCCGCCGCGGCCCTCAAGGTGTACGAGGTCGACGCCAGGGGTCTGGACCGGCTGGACCGGGCGGTGCTCGGCGCCCTGCTGAAGCTCTTCGGCGGCGGCCCGGTGGGCCTGTCCACCCTCGCGGTCGCCGTGGGTGAGGAGCGCGAGACGGTCGAGGAGGTCGCTGAGCCCTTCCTCGTACGGGAAGGACTGCTGGCCAGGACGCCGCGGGGGCGCGTCGCCACCCCGGCCGCCTGGGCTCATCTCGGGCTGGTTCCTCCGCAGCACGGCGGAAAGGGACAACAGGGCCTGTTCGGGGCGTGA
- the ruvA gene encoding Holliday junction branch migration protein RuvA, producing MIAFVSGPVAALSPTTAVIEVGGIGMAVQCAPNTLAGLRTGKEARLATSLVVREDSLTLYGFADDDERQVFELLQTASGVGPRLAQAMLATHSPDALRIAVATGDEKALTAVSGIGKKGAQKLLLELKDRLGEPVGAHIGQQGIGTAVTSSWRDQLQAALIGLGYATREADEAVSAVAPQAEAALAEGAQPPVPQLLRAALQTLNRAR from the coding sequence ATGATCGCCTTCGTCAGCGGCCCCGTCGCCGCGCTCTCCCCGACCACGGCCGTGATCGAGGTCGGCGGCATCGGCATGGCCGTCCAGTGCGCACCGAACACCCTCGCCGGCCTCCGCACCGGCAAGGAGGCCAGGCTCGCCACCTCCCTCGTCGTCCGGGAGGACTCGCTGACGCTCTACGGCTTCGCCGACGACGACGAACGGCAGGTCTTCGAGCTCCTCCAGACCGCCAGCGGAGTCGGGCCCCGGCTCGCCCAGGCCATGCTCGCCACACACAGTCCGGACGCCCTGCGCATCGCCGTGGCCACCGGCGACGAGAAGGCGCTCACCGCCGTCTCCGGCATCGGCAAGAAGGGCGCCCAGAAACTCCTGCTCGAACTGAAGGACAGACTCGGCGAGCCCGTCGGCGCCCACATCGGCCAGCAGGGCATCGGCACCGCGGTCACCTCCTCCTGGCGCGACCAGCTCCAGGCCGCCCTGATCGGTCTCGGCTACGCCACCCGCGAGGCGGACGAAGCGGTGTCCGCCGTCGCACCGCAGGCGGAGGCGGCCCTCGCGGAAGGCGCCCAGCCGCCCGTGCCGCAGCTGTTGCGCGCCGCCCTGCAGACCCTCAACCGCGCGCGCTGA
- the ruvC gene encoding crossover junction endodeoxyribonuclease RuvC, whose protein sequence is MRVLGVDPGLTRCGVGVVEGVAGRPLTMIGVGVVRTAADAELGHRLVAIERGIEEWLDEHRPEYVAVERVFAQHNVRTVMGTAQASAVAMLCASRRGIPVALHTPSEVKAAVTGSGRADKAQVGAMVTRLLRLDAPPKPADAADALALAICHIWRAPALNRLQQAHAAAAAAARTPRVPRTTAAPVRKVPR, encoded by the coding sequence GTGCGGGTACTCGGCGTGGACCCCGGGCTCACCCGGTGCGGCGTCGGAGTCGTCGAGGGCGTCGCCGGCCGGCCCCTGACGATGATCGGGGTGGGCGTCGTGCGCACCGCGGCCGACGCGGAGCTCGGCCACCGGCTGGTGGCCATCGAGCGCGGCATCGAGGAGTGGCTCGACGAGCACCGGCCCGAATACGTCGCCGTGGAGCGGGTGTTCGCCCAGCACAACGTCCGTACGGTGATGGGCACCGCCCAGGCCAGCGCGGTCGCCATGCTCTGCGCGTCCCGTCGCGGCATCCCGGTCGCCCTGCACACGCCCAGCGAGGTAAAGGCCGCCGTCACCGGCAGCGGGCGCGCGGACAAGGCGCAGGTCGGCGCCATGGTCACCCGGCTCCTGCGCCTGGACGCCCCGCCGAAACCGGCGGACGCCGCCGACGCCCTCGCCCTCGCCATCTGCCACATCTGGCGCGCCCCCGCGCTGAACCGCCTCCAGCAGGCGCACGCGGCGGCCGCAGCGGCTGCCCGCACCCCGCGCGTCCCGCGCACCACAGCAGCCCCCGTCCGGAAGGTCCCCCGATGA
- a CDS encoding YebC/PmpR family DNA-binding transcriptional regulator, producing the protein MSGHSKWATTKHKKAVIDAKRGKLFAKMIKNIEVAARTGGADVSGNPTLFDAIQKAKKSSVPNKNIDSAVKRGAGLEAGGADYETIMYEGYGPNGVAVLIECLTDNRNRAASDVRVAMTRNGGSMADPGSVSYLFNRKGVVIVPKGELSEDDVLGAVLDAGAEEVNDLGDTFEVLSEATDMVAVRTALQEAGIDYDSAEANFVPTMQVELEEEGARKIFKLIDALEDSDDVQNVFANFDVSDEVMEKIDA; encoded by the coding sequence ATGTCCGGCCACTCTAAATGGGCTACGACGAAGCACAAGAAGGCCGTGATTGACGCCAAGCGCGGCAAGCTCTTCGCGAAGATGATCAAGAACATCGAGGTCGCGGCCCGCACCGGCGGTGCCGATGTGTCCGGCAACCCGACCCTTTTCGACGCCATCCAGAAGGCCAAGAAGAGCTCGGTCCCGAACAAGAACATCGACTCGGCGGTCAAGCGTGGTGCCGGTCTCGAAGCCGGTGGCGCCGACTACGAGACGATCATGTACGAGGGTTACGGCCCGAACGGTGTCGCGGTGCTCATCGAGTGCCTCACCGACAACCGCAACCGAGCCGCGTCCGACGTCCGCGTCGCCATGACCCGCAACGGCGGTTCGATGGCCGACCCGGGCTCGGTCTCGTACCTGTTCAACCGCAAGGGCGTCGTGATCGTCCCCAAGGGCGAACTCTCCGAGGACGACGTGCTCGGTGCTGTTCTCGACGCCGGCGCCGAGGAGGTCAACGACCTCGGTGACACGTTCGAGGTCCTCAGCGAGGCCACCGACATGGTCGCGGTACGCACCGCGCTGCAGGAGGCCGGCATCGACTACGACTCGGCCGAGGCCAACTTCGTCCCGACCATGCAGGTCGAGCTGGAGGAAGAGGGCGCGCGCAAGATCTTCAAACTGATCGACGCGCTGGAGGACAGCGACGACGTGCAGAACGTCTTCGCCAACTTCGACGTCTCGGACGAGGTCATGGAGAAGATCGACGCCTGA
- the pdxT gene encoding pyridoxal 5'-phosphate synthase glutaminase subunit PdxT: protein MSDTPVIGVLALQGDVREHLIALASADALARPVRRPEELAEVDGLVIPGGESTTMSKLAALFGMLEPLRERVRAGMPVYGTCAGMILLADKILDPRSGQETLGGIDMIVRRNAFGRQNESFEAAVEVAGIDGGPVEGVFIRAPWVESVGAQAKVVAEHGGHIVAVRQGNALATSFHPELTGDHRVHAYFVDMVRAVS, encoded by the coding sequence ATGAGCGACACCCCTGTGATCGGAGTCCTGGCTCTCCAGGGCGACGTACGGGAACACCTGATCGCCCTGGCCTCGGCGGACGCCCTGGCCAGGCCGGTCCGGCGTCCCGAGGAACTCGCCGAGGTCGACGGCCTGGTCATCCCGGGCGGCGAGTCCACCACGATGTCCAAACTGGCGGCCCTGTTCGGCATGCTGGAACCGCTCCGCGAGCGGGTGCGGGCCGGCATGCCGGTCTACGGCACCTGCGCCGGGATGATCCTGCTCGCCGACAAGATCCTCGACCCGCGCTCGGGCCAGGAGACCCTCGGCGGCATCGACATGATCGTGCGGCGTAACGCTTTCGGGCGGCAGAACGAGTCGTTCGAGGCGGCCGTCGAGGTCGCCGGGATCGACGGCGGCCCCGTCGAGGGCGTCTTCATCCGGGCCCCGTGGGTCGAGTCCGTGGGCGCGCAGGCCAAGGTGGTGGCCGAGCACGGCGGGCACATCGTGGCGGTTCGGCAGGGAAACGCCCTTGCCACGTCATTCCACCCGGAACTGACCGGGGACCACCGGGTTCACGCGTACTTCGTCGACATGGTGCGCGCAGTCAGCTGA